In one window of uncultured Acetobacteroides sp. DNA:
- a CDS encoding MoxR family ATPase, protein MSEVVNIKELNERIQQESAFVDIISMEMNKVIVGQKHLVESLMIGLLSDGHVLLEGVPGLAKTLAINTLANIIDAKFSRIQFTPDLLPADLIGTMIYSQKNEEFSVKKGPVFANFILADEINRSPAKVQSALLEAMQEHQVTIGDTSFKLPEPFLVLATQNPLEQEGTYPLPEAQVDRFMLKVIITYPKKEEEKQIIRQNIAGEFPKANKALKPEDIVKARKVVRDVYLDEKIERYIVDIVFATREPQSYGLGKFANMISYGGSPRASISLASAAKAYAFIKRRGYVIPEDIRAVAYDVLRHRIGLTYEAEAENITTVDIITEILNAVEVP, encoded by the coding sequence ATGAGCGAAGTTGTGAATATCAAGGAACTAAACGAAAGAATTCAACAGGAAAGTGCGTTTGTTGACATCATCAGCATGGAGATGAACAAGGTAATTGTTGGACAAAAGCACCTTGTAGAAAGCTTAATGATAGGGCTCCTTTCTGATGGCCATGTTCTTTTAGAAGGTGTTCCAGGTCTTGCAAAAACGCTTGCCATAAACACATTGGCTAACATTATCGATGCTAAGTTTAGCCGTATTCAGTTTACCCCCGATTTGCTTCCTGCCGACCTTATTGGTACAATGATTTATAGCCAAAAGAATGAGGAGTTTTCGGTAAAGAAAGGGCCTGTTTTTGCGAACTTTATCCTTGCGGATGAAATCAACCGTTCTCCCGCAAAGGTACAGAGTGCGCTTCTCGAAGCGATGCAGGAGCATCAGGTTACCATTGGTGATACATCATTTAAGTTACCAGAACCATTTCTTGTACTTGCCACACAAAACCCGCTAGAGCAGGAGGGAACCTATCCGCTTCCAGAAGCACAGGTTGACCGTTTTATGCTTAAGGTAATTATTACGTATCCAAAGAAGGAAGAGGAGAAGCAAATTATTCGTCAAAATATAGCAGGCGAATTTCCTAAGGCCAATAAGGCTCTAAAACCTGAAGATATCGTTAAGGCCCGAAAGGTCGTTCGCGATGTCTATCTCGACGAAAAGATTGAGCGTTACATTGTAGATATCGTATTTGCAACCCGCGAACCTCAAAGCTACGGATTAGGCAAATTCGCTAATATGATTTCTTACGGAGGATCACCACGTGCCAGTATATCTCTTGCTTCAGCAGCAAAGGCGTATGCGTTTATCAAGCGCAGAGGCTACGTTATTCCAGAAGATATCCGTGCTGTGGCATACGACGTTCTCCGTCACCGTATCGGGTTAACCTACGAAGCAGAAGCTGAAAATATAACAACAGTTGATATTATTACCGAAATTCTTAATGCTGTTGAAGTTCCATAG
- a CDS encoding VWA domain-containing protein encodes MILHNPNYLYLLLLLVPLLVWYVIRNKHFTPKLTVSSVAQLKNVKSVTRRRLRHIPFILRCLAMALIVIALARPQSTQSKNDVTTEGIDIVLAMDISSSMLAQDFRPDRISAAKNVAVQFITDRPNDRIGMVVFSGESFTQSPLTTDHAALINLTKDIKSGMLEDGTAIGNGLATSVARLKESKAKSKVIILMTDGVNNLGEVAPLTAAEIAKTFGIRVYTIGVGTRGKALTPMATDFGVQMAYADVQIDEDVLRKISQITGGEYFRATDNTKLSEIYNKINELERTKFQVDRYTKRSEEFDLFALLAVATLLAEVLFRYLILKRIP; translated from the coding sequence ATGATATTACATAATCCGAATTACTTATACTTACTGCTGCTGCTTGTACCTCTATTGGTTTGGTACGTAATTAGGAATAAGCATTTTACCCCAAAATTGACGGTTTCATCGGTGGCTCAATTAAAAAATGTGAAGTCGGTGACTCGTCGTAGGCTACGTCATATACCTTTTATCCTAAGGTGTTTGGCTATGGCCTTAATTGTTATTGCTCTAGCACGTCCGCAATCAACCCAGAGCAAAAACGATGTAACAACCGAAGGTATAGATATTGTTTTGGCTATGGACATTTCGAGCAGTATGCTTGCTCAAGATTTTCGGCCAGATAGGATATCCGCTGCTAAGAATGTTGCGGTACAATTCATTACCGATCGTCCAAACGATAGGATAGGAATGGTGGTTTTTTCGGGTGAGAGTTTTACACAATCTCCGCTTACTACCGACCATGCAGCCCTTATCAATCTTACAAAGGATATAAAAAGCGGTATGCTCGAGGATGGTACGGCAATAGGCAATGGCTTGGCAACATCGGTTGCTCGTTTAAAGGAGAGTAAGGCAAAGAGTAAGGTGATTATCCTTATGACCGATGGTGTAAACAACCTTGGTGAAGTTGCCCCTCTCACGGCAGCCGAAATAGCAAAGACATTTGGAATACGTGTTTATACTATTGGTGTAGGAACACGAGGTAAGGCTCTTACTCCAATGGCTACTGATTTTGGCGTTCAAATGGCTTATGCCGATGTTCAAATTGACGAGGATGTGCTTCGAAAGATATCGCAAATTACCGGAGGTGAGTATTTTAGGGCAACCGATAATACTAAACTATCGGAGATATATAATAAGATTAACGAGCTTGAACGCACTAAATTCCAGGTGGATAGGTATACAAAAAGAAGCGAAGAGTTTGATTTGTTTGCACTCCTTGCTGTAGCAACACTATTAGCCGAAGTTCTATTTAGATATTTGATTCTTAAGAGGATTCCTTAA
- a CDS encoding glutathione peroxidase, protein MKRSLLFLVFSIPIILMAQTKTFYDFTVLTIDGEKISLSSFKGKRVLVVNVASKCGFTPQYEGLEALYRKYKAKNFVVIGFPANNILGQEPSTNEEIKQFCTLKYDVTFPMMAKISVKGKDIHPLYKWLTDKSENGVLNAKVKWNFQKFMIDETGKLVGFAGPNEKPNGEKIVKWIESK, encoded by the coding sequence ATGAAGAGATCGCTTCTATTTTTAGTTTTCAGTATACCTATCATCTTGATGGCGCAAACAAAGACTTTCTACGATTTTACCGTTCTTACCATAGATGGTGAAAAGATCAGTCTGTCTTCGTTTAAAGGTAAAAGAGTACTCGTTGTAAATGTTGCTTCAAAATGTGGCTTTACCCCTCAATATGAAGGGTTAGAAGCATTGTATCGAAAGTATAAAGCCAAGAACTTTGTCGTAATAGGTTTTCCTGCAAATAATATTCTAGGCCAAGAACCTAGTACGAATGAGGAGATTAAACAGTTTTGCACATTAAAATACGATGTTACATTTCCAATGATGGCCAAGATCTCCGTTAAGGGGAAAGACATTCATCCTCTTTACAAGTGGCTTACCGATAAATCAGAGAATGGCGTTCTTAATGCAAAGGTTAAATGGAACTTTCAAAAGTTCATGATTGATGAAACTGGAAAACTTGTAGGCTTTGCGGGTCCCAACGAAAAGCCCAATGGCGAGAAAATTGTAAAATGGATTGAAAGTAAGTAA
- a CDS encoding V-type ATP synthase subunit A, which yields MRTKGRVTGIISNLVIVQVDGPVAQNEIGYIKLGDVALMSEVIKINGDKAFVQVFESTRGLKVGNEVEFMGHMLEATLGPGLLQRNYDGLQNDLEELEGVFLKRGIYTKPLNEDKLWDFVPTATVGEEVEAGDWLGEVQENWVNHKIMVPFKFEGKYTVKSLASAGQYRINDQIAVLTDENGEDKIVTMVQKWPVKLAIKAYKEKPRPFKVMETGVRCIDTLNPMAEGGTGFIPGPFGAGKTVLQHALSQHAEADIIIFAACGERANEVVEMFVEFPHLEDPRTGRKLIERTTIICNTSNMPVAAREASVYIAMTIGEYYRAMGYKVLLLADSTSRWAQALREMSNRLEELPGADAFPMDLPAIISNFYARAGFVYLNNGKTGSVTFIGTVSPAGGNLKEPVTESTKKAARCFYALSQQRADSKRYPAVDPIESYSKYLEYPEIVEYLKEKISEDWVSEVLEVKNIVLRGREAYEQINILGDDGVPVEYHDRFWKSELVDFVILQQDAFDKIDQSTPLVRQHYMLNLVSHIIKSKFNFESFDVVGNYYKRIINVLKQMNYSEYESDKFNEYENELNNILAERRVA from the coding sequence ATGAGAACTAAAGGAAGAGTTACAGGAATTATTTCAAACCTTGTAATTGTTCAAGTTGATGGTCCTGTTGCCCAAAATGAAATCGGGTATATCAAGCTTGGCGATGTGGCTCTTATGTCGGAGGTTATCAAAATCAACGGCGATAAGGCTTTCGTTCAGGTGTTTGAGAGTACCCGTGGTCTTAAAGTGGGTAATGAGGTAGAGTTCATGGGGCACATGCTCGAGGCAACTCTCGGACCAGGTCTTTTGCAGCGCAACTACGATGGCTTGCAGAACGATCTAGAAGAACTTGAAGGCGTTTTTCTTAAGCGCGGCATTTACACCAAGCCTCTAAACGAGGATAAACTTTGGGATTTTGTTCCAACTGCTACAGTTGGAGAGGAAGTTGAAGCAGGCGATTGGCTTGGAGAGGTACAAGAGAATTGGGTGAACCACAAAATCATGGTTCCCTTTAAATTTGAAGGAAAATATACGGTTAAATCGTTGGCTTCTGCTGGTCAATATCGAATTAACGACCAGATTGCCGTGCTTACCGACGAAAATGGTGAAGACAAAATTGTCACCATGGTTCAGAAGTGGCCCGTTAAACTTGCCATTAAAGCATACAAAGAGAAGCCACGTCCATTTAAGGTAATGGAAACCGGGGTACGCTGTATTGATACGCTAAACCCAATGGCAGAAGGTGGTACCGGATTTATTCCAGGTCCATTCGGTGCAGGAAAAACGGTGCTACAACACGCGCTTTCGCAGCATGCCGAAGCAGACATTATCATCTTTGCCGCTTGTGGTGAGCGTGCAAATGAAGTAGTGGAAATGTTCGTTGAGTTTCCCCACCTTGAAGACCCTCGTACAGGCCGTAAGCTTATAGAACGTACTACCATTATCTGTAATACGTCGAACATGCCAGTTGCCGCTCGTGAGGCATCGGTTTACATTGCCATGACTATTGGTGAGTACTACCGCGCAATGGGTTATAAGGTACTTCTACTTGCAGACTCGACTTCACGCTGGGCTCAGGCTCTTCGTGAGATGTCTAACCGTTTGGAAGAACTTCCAGGAGCCGATGCGTTCCCAATGGACCTTCCTGCAATTATTTCGAACTTCTACGCTCGTGCAGGTTTTGTTTACCTAAACAATGGAAAAACGGGTTCGGTAACCTTTATTGGTACAGTATCTCCTGCAGGTGGTAACCTTAAAGAGCCAGTAACTGAGTCTACCAAGAAGGCTGCTCGATGCTTTTATGCGCTTTCTCAGCAACGTGCTGACTCGAAGCGTTATCCTGCTGTAGACCCTATCGAATCGTATTCGAAGTACTTGGAGTACCCTGAAATTGTGGAATATCTAAAAGAGAAGATTTCGGAAGATTGGGTTTCTGAGGTGCTAGAAGTAAAGAATATTGTACTTCGTGGTCGTGAGGCATACGAGCAAATCAACATTCTTGGCGATGACGGTGTTCCCGTTGAATACCACGACCGCTTCTGGAAGTCGGAACTTGTCGATTTCGTTATCCTCCAGCAGGATGCATTCGATAAGATCGACCAGTCGACTCCACTTGTACGCCAGCACTACATGCTTAACCTTGTTTCGCATATCATCAAATCGAAGTTTAACTTCGAATCGTTTGATGTTGTGGGCAACTACTACAAGCGTATAATCAACGTTCTTAAGCAAATGAACTACTCGGAATACGAGAGTGATAAGTTCAACGAGTACGAGAACGAACTTAACAATATTCTAGCAGAAAGGAGGGTTGCTTAA
- a CDS encoding DUF2179 domain-containing protein, with translation MIIEERLAMGTLILRIMISGTGGELAKALNKEDFGATIVHAEGSLGSVDLIYTIVNRKDLSRVEVVIKEFNPNAFYSIEEVKRVNKSVFPPNKGSQNAIVDFWRRGDK, from the coding sequence ATGATAATAGAAGAAAGACTTGCAATGGGAACGCTTATTCTTCGAATTATGATATCAGGAACAGGCGGAGAACTGGCTAAAGCGCTAAATAAGGAGGATTTTGGGGCTACCATAGTGCATGCAGAAGGCTCGCTTGGAAGTGTTGACCTGATCTATACGATAGTAAATAGGAAAGATTTGAGCAGGGTTGAAGTTGTTATTAAGGAGTTCAACCCAAATGCATTTTATTCGATAGAAGAGGTTAAGAGGGTTAATAAAAGTGTATTCCCTCCTAATAAGGGATCACAAAATGCAATTGTAGATTTTTGGAGAAGAGGTGATAAATAG
- a CDS encoding tetratricopeptide repeat protein — MTRYCIFIALLFFSLSSFGQARKLIRKGNKEFDKGNYSQAELRFRQAQAVDTASGDITYNIGNSLFMQKKYDKALSGYQKSLQQTKDPSRLAMNLHNAGNALFKLNKYKESIEAYKKSLRVNPSDNQTRYNLALAQQKLKDQQKNNKDNNKNNKNKNNKDKNKQNKNNKDNKKNDQNKNKGNKDNKNNNQNQKQKQPQQPKISKEDAQRMLDALQTGENKAQERVKAQKMKAQSRKPEKNW, encoded by the coding sequence ATGACGAGGTATTGCATTTTTATTGCGCTTTTATTCTTTTCTTTATCTTCGTTTGGACAAGCGCGCAAGCTCATCCGAAAGGGGAATAAGGAGTTTGATAAGGGCAACTATTCGCAGGCTGAACTCCGTTTCAGACAGGCTCAGGCGGTTGATACGGCTTCAGGGGATATTACCTATAACATAGGTAATTCGCTTTTCATGCAGAAGAAGTACGATAAGGCATTAAGCGGATATCAGAAAAGTTTACAGCAAACTAAAGATCCAAGTCGTCTGGCAATGAATCTTCATAATGCCGGAAATGCTTTGTTTAAGTTGAATAAGTACAAGGAGAGCATCGAAGCCTATAAAAAATCGCTTCGAGTTAATCCAAGCGATAACCAAACACGATATAACCTTGCACTTGCGCAGCAGAAGCTAAAAGATCAGCAGAAGAACAACAAGGACAACAATAAAAACAACAAGAACAAGAATAACAAGGATAAAAACAAACAGAACAAGAACAATAAAGACAATAAGAAGAACGACCAGAATAAAAACAAGGGCAATAAGGATAATAAGAACAATAATCAAAATCAGAAACAGAAACAGCCGCAGCAACCAAAAATCTCGAAAGAGGATGCTCAACGAATGTTAGATGCGCTGCAAACTGGCGAAAACAAGGCGCAAGAACGCGTTAAGGCTCAAAAAATGAAAGCACAAAGTCGTAAACCAGAAAAAAATTGGTAG
- a CDS encoding tetratricopeptide repeat protein: MKKISTIIFALLCLVGSVNAQSLEQTFEQGNNLYAEGNFKAAAVQYQKVIDGGYSSSKLFYNAGNAYYKQKMYAKAILNYERAYKLGSSDGDINHNLQLARLQIRDNVDSVPTFFIVSWFNGIRNLFSANGWAWLSLLSFIFASALFICYYFTGTLLVKKITFGSSAFFVLLFAFSVWTAHAKTEQIKHPTNAIILSPVVVVRSSPDQNGKDLFIIHEGIKVTFTETPPVPGWREVKIADGNTGWVEANTFEII, from the coding sequence ATGAAAAAGATATCTACCATAATTTTTGCGTTGCTTTGCCTAGTTGGTTCTGTTAATGCACAAAGTCTAGAGCAAACATTTGAGCAAGGCAATAACTTATATGCTGAAGGTAATTTTAAGGCAGCGGCTGTTCAATACCAAAAGGTTATTGATGGAGGATACTCATCAAGCAAACTTTTCTATAATGCAGGAAATGCATACTACAAGCAGAAAATGTATGCAAAGGCAATTCTGAACTATGAGCGAGCATATAAGCTTGGTTCATCGGATGGAGATATAAATCATAATTTACAGCTAGCACGTTTGCAGATTAGGGACAATGTAGACTCTGTTCCTACATTCTTTATCGTTAGCTGGTTTAATGGGATTCGCAATCTTTTTAGCGCAAATGGTTGGGCTTGGTTAAGTTTGCTCTCGTTTATTTTTGCTAGTGCTCTATTCATTTGCTATTACTTCACTGGAACGCTTCTGGTAAAAAAGATAACGTTTGGATCTTCTGCATTTTTTGTTTTACTGTTTGCCTTTTCAGTATGGACTGCACATGCTAAAACTGAGCAGATTAAACATCCGACAAATGCAATTATTTTATCGCCTGTGGTGGTTGTGCGTAGTTCTCCCGATCAAAATGGGAAAGATTTGTTCATTATTCATGAAGGTATTAAGGTAACCTTTACTGAGACTCCACCTGTACCTGGTTGGCGAGAGGTGAAAATCGCAGATGGCAATACCGGTTGGGTAGAAGCAAACACTTTTGAAATAATTTAA
- a CDS encoding DUF58 domain-containing protein: METSELLKKVRKIEIKTRGLTNQIFAGEYHSAFKGRGMAFSEVREYQYGDDIRNIDWNVSARFNEPYIKIFEEERELTVMLLIDVSGSSHFGTQKMFKNELIAEIAAVLSFSSIQNNDKVGVIFFSDKVEKFIPPKKGRSHILRIIREIIELQPESNKTNIAEALRYLTNAVKKRCTAFVLSDFNDFGESPSNVKFDEALRIAGNKHDLGAIMIYDPREVELPNVGLLEAVDAESGEVVWVDTSAASVRKTYSSWWNEAQRSLSTAFAKARVDWVSVSTNEDYVKPLIKLFKHR; this comes from the coding sequence ATGGAAACATCAGAACTGCTCAAGAAGGTTCGAAAAATAGAGATAAAAACCCGTGGCCTGACAAACCAAATATTTGCAGGTGAATATCACAGCGCGTTTAAGGGGCGTGGTATGGCGTTCAGCGAAGTTCGCGAGTACCAGTATGGTGACGATATTCGTAATATCGACTGGAACGTATCTGCAAGGTTTAATGAACCTTACATCAAGATTTTTGAGGAAGAACGCGAACTTACTGTTATGCTCCTTATCGACGTTAGCGGGTCAAGCCATTTTGGAACGCAAAAGATGTTCAAGAACGAGTTGATTGCTGAGATTGCTGCTGTGCTTTCTTTCTCTTCCATTCAAAATAACGATAAGGTAGGAGTTATCTTTTTCAGCGATAAGGTGGAGAAGTTTATTCCGCCAAAGAAAGGTCGTTCTCATATTCTTCGAATCATTCGCGAGATTATTGAGCTGCAACCCGAAAGCAATAAAACCAATATTGCAGAAGCCCTTCGCTACCTTACCAATGCTGTAAAAAAGCGTTGCACGGCATTTGTGCTCTCCGACTTTAATGATTTTGGAGAATCCCCCTCAAATGTCAAATTTGACGAGGCGCTTCGAATTGCCGGCAATAAGCACGATTTGGGTGCTATTATGATTTACGATCCCCGCGAGGTAGAACTTCCTAATGTTGGTCTATTAGAGGCTGTTGATGCAGAGTCTGGTGAGGTTGTTTGGGTTGATACGTCAGCAGCTTCTGTGCGTAAAACGTATAGCAGCTGGTGGAACGAAGCTCAACGTTCGCTCTCTACAGCCTTTGCTAAGGCCCGTGTCGATTGGGTGAGCGTTTCTACGAATGAAGATTATGTTAAGCCATTGATTAAACTCTTTAAGCATCGATAG
- a CDS encoding VWA domain-containing protein, whose translation MFRFAQPVYFYLLLVIPILVVLYYYFVRTRRKNMETYGQLPIISMLAPNVSHKRLHLKFILFCIAFSIVVLALACPQFGSRIKEVKNRGVEIVVALDVSNSMLADDFKPDRLSTAKLALSRLVDKLRDDRLGLVVFAGDAYTQLPITSDFDAARMFFNTINPNMVPQQGTALGKAIDLGTKSFSSTSKTSRVLIVISDGENHEDDPMSAAAEAKKSGVKIYTVGVGQPQGAPIPVSGGFLKDKDGNIVITRLDEKTLQQIATATGGKYIRATGNNFGLTDILSDVRKMDKMEMKSYVYEDYDDQFQVLLLLALFILLLDSIIVQTKNIWLSKVDIFKSR comes from the coding sequence ATGTTCAGATTTGCACAACCAGTATATTTTTATCTACTGCTAGTAATCCCAATCTTGGTGGTGCTGTACTACTACTTTGTTCGTACACGTCGTAAGAATATGGAAACGTATGGGCAGCTGCCAATTATTAGTATGCTTGCGCCAAATGTTTCACATAAGCGCTTACACCTGAAGTTTATACTATTCTGTATAGCATTTTCCATAGTTGTACTAGCGTTAGCTTGTCCACAGTTTGGTTCTCGGATAAAAGAGGTCAAAAACCGAGGAGTCGAAATTGTAGTTGCACTCGATGTGTCGAATAGTATGCTTGCTGATGACTTTAAGCCTGATCGGTTATCAACTGCAAAGCTTGCTTTATCGCGCTTAGTTGATAAGCTTCGTGACGATAGGCTTGGCTTAGTTGTGTTTGCAGGAGATGCCTATACGCAGCTTCCAATAACGTCGGACTTCGATGCGGCTAGAATGTTCTTCAATACGATTAATCCAAACATGGTTCCTCAGCAGGGAACAGCATTGGGTAAGGCTATTGATTTGGGAACAAAGTCATTTTCGAGTACTTCCAAAACCTCTCGTGTACTTATCGTAATCTCTGATGGTGAAAATCATGAGGATGATCCAATGTCTGCTGCTGCAGAAGCAAAAAAGAGTGGCGTAAAGATCTATACCGTTGGAGTTGGGCAGCCGCAGGGGGCACCTATTCCTGTTAGTGGAGGATTCTTAAAGGATAAGGATGGAAATATCGTTATTACTCGTTTGGATGAGAAAACGCTACAGCAGATTGCTACAGCTACTGGTGGCAAGTATATTCGAGCAACGGGTAACAATTTCGGATTAACCGATATCCTCAGCGATGTTAGAAAGATGGATAAGATGGAAATGAAATCTTACGTATATGAGGATTACGACGATCAGTTTCAGGTGCTACTTCTTTTGGCGCTTTTCATTTTGCTTCTCGATTCTATTATAGTGCAAACCAAGAACATTTGGTTAAGCAAAGTTGATATTTTTAAAAGTAGGTAA
- a CDS encoding BatD family protein, giving the protein MKRILAIVALLTITLGALADNVTFVARAPRVVAVGEQFQLKFNVNIMPDDFYNPDIKNFEVLAGPNMSQFQSTSIINGQVTSRNSISYTYILEATREGRFSIPAAVVKINGRTYTSNSLIIEVAKGDASAAAANRGGVNSARQAKGVSNGTVFLKMEVNKSSLYRGEFLIATLKLYTRTDLEGLGEPKFPSFNGFWNQVVEDNDLKLNFVREKYNSKVYDAAVIRRYVLFPQQVGRLLVDPFELTASVIEHSAPQSAFDAFFGGGGTRARKRLASAPISINVKELPTGAPTSFNGAVGSFTIASSLSKSKVRANDAVNLVVKVSGSGNVKLVDAPKVSFPADFDSFDPKTSDNVKTTAAGSYGVKTFEYSFIPRSQGRYTIPALEFTYFDTKTNRYKTLKTQSQTIDVDPDPTGGVRNGLQGGADKENIKLLGQDIKYIKVGSIMLTPKGDYFFNTATYWLVLLLAFIATVASFIFLAKRERENADVAFIKNKRANKVAHQRLKKAEMLIKSGDTHGFYEEMLKALWGYLSDKLAIPISDLSKERATQLLDSRGVDVETIQTLTQIIEECEFARYAPGGQGEEKSDRFNHAVDIISKLEQLKK; this is encoded by the coding sequence ATGAAACGAATATTAGCGATAGTTGCTTTACTTACAATTACATTAGGTGCTCTTGCCGATAATGTTACCTTCGTAGCACGTGCACCTAGAGTAGTTGCTGTTGGCGAACAATTTCAGCTTAAGTTCAATGTGAACATAATGCCTGATGATTTTTACAATCCTGACATTAAGAACTTTGAAGTTTTGGCAGGGCCTAATATGTCGCAGTTTCAGAGCACTAGTATTATTAATGGGCAGGTTACGTCCAGAAACTCGATCTCCTATACATATATACTAGAAGCAACAAGGGAGGGACGATTCTCTATTCCTGCAGCAGTTGTAAAAATTAATGGGAGAACGTATACCTCAAATAGTTTGATTATCGAGGTTGCTAAGGGAGATGCATCTGCAGCAGCCGCAAATCGTGGAGGAGTCAATAGTGCCCGTCAAGCAAAGGGAGTTAGCAATGGTACAGTTTTCCTCAAAATGGAGGTTAATAAGTCATCGCTATATCGGGGTGAGTTCCTAATTGCCACGTTAAAACTTTACACTAGGACTGACTTGGAAGGTCTTGGAGAGCCTAAGTTTCCTTCTTTTAATGGATTTTGGAATCAGGTTGTAGAGGATAATGATCTTAAACTCAATTTTGTTCGTGAGAAATACAATAGTAAAGTTTATGATGCAGCAGTTATACGACGCTACGTGCTATTTCCTCAGCAGGTTGGTCGGCTCCTTGTTGATCCATTCGAGTTAACAGCATCCGTAATAGAGCACTCTGCTCCTCAAAGTGCCTTTGACGCCTTTTTTGGAGGTGGAGGTACAAGAGCGCGTAAAAGGCTGGCAAGTGCACCTATCTCTATAAATGTAAAGGAACTCCCAACAGGTGCACCCACATCATTTAATGGAGCTGTAGGGTCGTTCACTATTGCATCATCACTTTCAAAAAGCAAAGTTAGGGCTAATGATGCTGTTAACCTTGTAGTTAAAGTCTCTGGATCGGGTAATGTTAAGCTTGTAGATGCTCCCAAGGTTAGTTTTCCTGCTGATTTCGATTCCTTTGATCCCAAAACCAGCGATAACGTAAAAACGACAGCAGCAGGGTCGTATGGTGTTAAGACCTTTGAGTATTCGTTTATTCCTCGAAGTCAAGGTAGGTACACAATACCAGCATTGGAGTTTACCTATTTTGATACAAAGACGAATCGTTACAAAACACTTAAAACACAGAGTCAAACTATTGATGTCGATCCAGATCCTACCGGAGGTGTTCGTAATGGATTACAAGGCGGTGCCGATAAGGAAAATATTAAATTATTGGGGCAGGATATTAAGTACATAAAGGTTGGTTCAATAATGCTTACCCCTAAAGGCGATTATTTTTTTAATACAGCAACTTACTGGTTGGTTCTTCTTCTGGCATTCATTGCTACAGTTGCTTCGTTTATCTTTTTGGCTAAGCGTGAACGTGAAAATGCAGATGTTGCATTTATAAAGAATAAGCGTGCAAATAAGGTTGCTCATCAGAGACTAAAAAAGGCAGAGATGCTGATTAAATCAGGTGATACTCACGGATTCTATGAGGAAATGCTAAAGGCACTTTGGGGGTATCTTAGTGATAAGTTGGCTATTCCGATTTCAGACCTCTCGAAAGAACGTGCAACGCAGCTACTGGATTCTAGAGGTGTAGATGTTGAGACTATCCAAACTCTTACTCAAATCATAGAAGAATGCGAGTTTGCTCGATATGCACCTGGTGGGCAGGGCGAGGAGAAATCGGACAGATTTAACCATGCGGTTGATATTATTAGCAAACTTGAACAATTGAAGAAGTAG
- a CDS encoding DUF2764 family protein: MIQNQYYYLVAGLPELLFDADNRKFDFVSVRGGLKQNLNDSDLELLNSLSLHYDNENVLSYINNRNTFSERALVPKEVYEDVKANLKLFPSYIGDFFDELYSEKEEEKPSRNDDEEEVQKSIEVSLYNRFYDYVANYQNEFLQKWFRFDRQLRNILAATNARKLGKDVASILVGNDTINVALSQSQASDFGLRGEFLLMDKLMPILEISNLFERERKIDMLRWDFIDEGNTFNYFNVDKVLGYLVKAEIIDRWVKIDPAVGDALLKRYFNDLKGTFDLNAAFEEQ; encoded by the coding sequence ATGATCCAAAACCAATACTACTATTTGGTTGCCGGATTGCCGGAGTTATTGTTTGATGCGGATAATCGAAAGTTTGATTTTGTAAGCGTAAGGGGGGGGCTGAAGCAGAACTTGAATGATTCTGATCTTGAATTACTGAATTCTCTTTCCCTCCATTATGATAATGAAAATGTATTGTCCTACATCAACAATCGGAACACATTTTCTGAAAGAGCGCTTGTTCCTAAAGAGGTTTATGAAGATGTAAAGGCTAATCTTAAGCTTTTCCCCTCATATATCGGTGACTTTTTTGACGAATTGTACTCGGAGAAAGAGGAGGAGAAACCTTCCCGTAATGACGATGAAGAAGAGGTACAGAAATCGATAGAAGTGAGCCTTTATAACCGTTTTTACGATTATGTAGCCAACTACCAAAATGAATTTCTTCAAAAGTGGTTCCGCTTCGACAGGCAACTGCGCAATATTTTGGCTGCAACCAATGCAAGAAAGTTAGGTAAGGATGTTGCTTCAATCCTTGTTGGAAATGATACTATTAATGTAGCACTTTCACAGAGTCAAGCCTCTGATTTTGGGCTGCGAGGTGAATTCCTACTTATGGATAAGTTGATGCCTATTCTCGAAATTAGCAATCTTTTCGAGCGCGAAAGAAAAATCGACATGCTTCGCTGGGATTTTATCGATGAAGGAAACACCTTCAACTACTTTAATGTAGATAAAGTTCTTGGTTATCTTGTTAAAGCAGAAATTATTGATCGATGGGTTAAGATTGATCCGGCAGTTGGAGATGCGCTTTTAAAAAGATACTTCAATGACCTTAAGGGAACATTTGATTTGAATGCTGCCTTTGAAGAACAATAA